A section of the Paralichthys olivaceus isolate ysfri-2021 chromosome 16, ASM2471397v2, whole genome shotgun sequence genome encodes:
- the fam131aa gene encoding protein FAM131A isoform X2, protein MIPKSGKSPADSRKSVGIHEFAALARSSLNGISQAVRDHVTKPTSLAQGRVAHLIEWKGWPRPADPLPAAHSQFSSYCHLTEGEKEARFAAGVAEQFAIAEAKLRAWASMDDDDEEDSNDEDSPSGGQTHSFFFQSSDAATSNPITAPPCQPEGGGSEAPPSDSPLGSSSSSSSLLCDRPASHSDPHSSQTTSPTLPSDRMSPFQEEEERMGGHGEQPTPSQEQCSEVCIHHKPEWRPRGRSGRFDSCYSTSHSESPGEEDEEDEDEEGSVFHEARVWHCSPRSFFSDRASSGVASFDEEEEEREDVEEKKEEKEYFM, encoded by the exons ATGATCCCAAAGTCCGGAAAATCTCCAGCAGACTCACGGAAAAGTGTCGGCATCCATGAGTTTGCAGCTCTCGCCAGATCCTCCTTAAATG GCATCTCGCAGGCAGTGAGGGACCATGTGACGAAGCCCACCTCCCTGGCTCAGGGCCGGGTTGCCCACCTCATAGAGTGGAAAGGTTGGCCCAGACCCGCGGACCCCCTGCCGGCCGCCCACTCCCAGTTCAGCTCCTATTGCCATCTGactgaaggagagaaggaggccCGCTTTGCTGCAG GGGTGGCGGAGCAGTTTGCCATCGCTGAGGCTAAGCTGCGAGCTTGGGCGTCTATGGATGACGACGACGAGGAAGACTCCAATGATGAAGATTCCCCCAGCGGTGGACAGACTCACTCCTTCTTCTTCCAGAGCTCAG ACGCCGCCACATCCAATCCTATTACCGCACCCCCTTGCCAGCCTGAGGGGGGCGGCAGTGAGGCGCCACCCTCCGACAGTCCCCtgggctccagcagcagcagcagcagcctgctctGTGATCGGCCTGCATCTCACAGTGACCCACATTCATCCCAGACCACCTCACCCACTTTACCCAGCGACCGCATGAGTCCGttccaggaggaagaggagaggatgggtGGTCACGGGGAGCAGCCGACTCCTTCGCAGGAGCAGTGCAGTGAGGTCtgcatccaccacaagccagagTGGAGGCCTCGGGGCCGGAGTGGCAGGTTCGACTCCTGCTACTCCACCTCGCACTCTGAGTCtcctggagaggaggatgaagaggacgaggacgaggagggaAGCGTGTTCCACGAGGCGAGGGTATGGCACTGCAGCCCAAGGAGCTTCTTCTCGGACCGCGCCTCCTCTGGGGTGGCCTCGTtcgacgaggaggaggaggagagggaggacgtggaggagaaaaaagaagaaaaagagtattttatgtga
- the fam131aa gene encoding protein FAM131A isoform X1, producing MRPRSRSRERRERPREDEVKFEESEMIPKSGKSPADSRKSVGIHEFAALARSSLNGISQAVRDHVTKPTSLAQGRVAHLIEWKGWPRPADPLPAAHSQFSSYCHLTEGEKEARFAAGVAEQFAIAEAKLRAWASMDDDDEEDSNDEDSPSGGQTHSFFFQSSDAATSNPITAPPCQPEGGGSEAPPSDSPLGSSSSSSSLLCDRPASHSDPHSSQTTSPTLPSDRMSPFQEEEERMGGHGEQPTPSQEQCSEVCIHHKPEWRPRGRSGRFDSCYSTSHSESPGEEDEEDEDEEGSVFHEARVWHCSPRSFFSDRASSGVASFDEEEEEREDVEEKKEEKEYFM from the exons ATGAGGCCGAGGTCCAGGAgtagagaaagaagggagagaccGAGGGAGGACGAG GTGAAATTTGAGGAGAGTGAAATGATCCCAAAGTCCGGAAAATCTCCAGCAGACTCACGGAAAAGTGTCGGCATCCATGAGTTTGCAGCTCTCGCCAGATCCTCCTTAAATG GCATCTCGCAGGCAGTGAGGGACCATGTGACGAAGCCCACCTCCCTGGCTCAGGGCCGGGTTGCCCACCTCATAGAGTGGAAAGGTTGGCCCAGACCCGCGGACCCCCTGCCGGCCGCCCACTCCCAGTTCAGCTCCTATTGCCATCTGactgaaggagagaaggaggccCGCTTTGCTGCAG GGGTGGCGGAGCAGTTTGCCATCGCTGAGGCTAAGCTGCGAGCTTGGGCGTCTATGGATGACGACGACGAGGAAGACTCCAATGATGAAGATTCCCCCAGCGGTGGACAGACTCACTCCTTCTTCTTCCAGAGCTCAG ACGCCGCCACATCCAATCCTATTACCGCACCCCCTTGCCAGCCTGAGGGGGGCGGCAGTGAGGCGCCACCCTCCGACAGTCCCCtgggctccagcagcagcagcagcagcctgctctGTGATCGGCCTGCATCTCACAGTGACCCACATTCATCCCAGACCACCTCACCCACTTTACCCAGCGACCGCATGAGTCCGttccaggaggaagaggagaggatgggtGGTCACGGGGAGCAGCCGACTCCTTCGCAGGAGCAGTGCAGTGAGGTCtgcatccaccacaagccagagTGGAGGCCTCGGGGCCGGAGTGGCAGGTTCGACTCCTGCTACTCCACCTCGCACTCTGAGTCtcctggagaggaggatgaagaggacgaggacgaggagggaAGCGTGTTCCACGAGGCGAGGGTATGGCACTGCAGCCCAAGGAGCTTCTTCTCGGACCGCGCCTCCTCTGGGGTGGCCTCGTtcgacgaggaggaggaggagagggaggacgtggaggagaaaaaagaagaaaaagagtattttatgtga